A window of Lentibacillus sp. Marseille-P4043 contains these coding sequences:
- a CDS encoding GntP family permease — translation MEGFGLIVLIAIGVLFIIFATAKLKLHPFLSLLFAAFGIGILAGLPLPDVIEAVNGGFGGLMGSIGLVIIFGTIIGVILEKSGAALRMAEVVLRIVGEKRPQMAMSLIGAIVSIPVFCDSGYVILSSLKKALAKRARVAIASMAIALSTGLFATHTLVPPTPGPIAAAGNIGAENYLGTIILMGIIVAIPAIIAGYVWAMKAGTKIKVNGEDEKDPAYDYDTILKEFGEMPSTIKSFAPIVVPILLIGFSSVITFAEWTGTFFDILLFLGSPVVALLIGVLFAFLLLPNYNEETLTDWIGMGIKEAAPILLITGAGGAFGSVIKATPVADFIQGFGESAFFTGAMFVFIPFIIAAALKTAQGSSTAALVITSTLVAPLLSQIGITGAVPLALVVMAIGAGAMVVSHVNDSYFWVVKEFSGMSVTQAYMAQTAGTLIQGIVSIAVTFILWVILV, via the coding sequence ATGGAAGGTTTCGGTCTTATTGTATTAATTGCTATCGGTGTTTTGTTTATTATTTTTGCTACTGCAAAATTGAAGCTTCATCCGTTCTTATCATTATTATTCGCTGCATTTGGGATTGGAATTTTGGCAGGATTGCCGCTTCCGGATGTGATAGAAGCAGTAAATGGTGGGTTTGGCGGATTGATGGGCAGTATTGGTCTTGTAATTATTTTCGGAACGATTATTGGTGTTATTTTAGAAAAATCAGGTGCTGCATTGCGGATGGCTGAGGTTGTATTACGGATTGTTGGTGAAAAGCGGCCACAAATGGCAATGAGTCTTATTGGAGCAATTGTTAGTATTCCGGTATTTTGTGATTCTGGCTATGTTATTTTATCATCGTTGAAAAAAGCTTTGGCAAAAAGGGCTAGGGTTGCAATTGCTTCGATGGCAATAGCTTTATCAACTGGTTTGTTTGCAACTCATACATTGGTTCCACCAACACCTGGTCCCATAGCTGCAGCGGGTAATATCGGTGCAGAAAATTATCTTGGAACAATTATTTTGATGGGTATTATTGTAGCGATTCCAGCAATTATTGCAGGTTATGTGTGGGCAATGAAAGCTGGAACGAAAATAAAGGTTAATGGAGAAGATGAGAAAGATCCTGCATACGATTATGATACTATTTTAAAAGAGTTCGGTGAGATGCCATCAACGATAAAGTCATTTGCGCCAATTGTTGTTCCAATTTTACTGATTGGGTTTAGTTCCGTAATTACTTTCGCAGAGTGGACTGGAACATTTTTTGATATATTGCTGTTTTTAGGGTCACCAGTTGTTGCATTGTTAATTGGTGTACTCTTTGCCTTTTTGTTATTACCAAATTATAACGAGGAAACATTAACCGATTGGATTGGTATGGGAATCAAAGAAGCAGCACCTATCCTTCTTATTACCGGGGCAGGCGGTGCATTCGGATCAGTTATTAAGGCTACACCAGTTGCTGATTTCATTCAAGGATTCGGTGAAAGTGCATTTTTTACGGGTGCAATGTTTGTTTTTATTCCATTCATAATTGCTGCAGCATTAAAAACAGCACAAGGTTCTTCAACAGCAGCATTAGTGATCACGTCAACCTTGGTAGCACCTCTTTTATCGCAAATTGGCATAACAGGTGCTGTGCCACTTGCGTTAGTTGTTATGGCTATTGGTGCAGGAGCAATGGTTGTGTCACATGTTAATGATAGTTACTTTTGGGTTGTTAAAGAATTTAGTGGTATGTCGGTGACACAGGCATACATGGCCCAAACGGCAGGTACTTTAATTCAAGGTATTGTTTCTATTGCTGTCACATTTATATTGTGGGTAATTTTAGTGTAG
- a CDS encoding dual OB domain-containing protein, whose product MNVCILSVTRVGEYFSIAGISTQGEWVRPISDGPTAPFWDDTHLRFDTGFGFIRHGDIIEFQGKKPEEHQHIYSEDYIVVSGGMTLKKRLSNANLLWFLEEVVESQTEFEDTVNKRGRSLCIVKADRMVPYLSEDSGVIPVPKMALTNFDYHLLNPAINASNFAVTDIKWNKLIQQDLIGNRVNYNELYIVIGLEPSSDQLGVDEPHIIGVLTDPEIDLPNSYPY is encoded by the coding sequence GTGAATGTTTGTATTTTATCCGTAACCCGAGTTGGAGAATATTTCAGTATTGCCGGAATAAGTACACAAGGTGAGTGGGTAAGACCAATTTCCGATGGCCCTACAGCACCTTTTTGGGATGATACACATTTAAGATTTGACACGGGCTTTGGCTTTATCAGGCATGGAGATATCATTGAATTTCAAGGGAAAAAGCCAGAAGAGCATCAACATATATATAGTGAGGATTATATCGTCGTTTCGGGTGGCATGACATTGAAAAAACGGCTTTCAAATGCTAATTTACTTTGGTTTTTGGAAGAGGTGGTTGAGTCACAAACGGAATTTGAGGATACTGTAAATAAGCGGGGAAGAAGTTTGTGTATTGTTAAGGCGGATCGGATGGTACCATATTTGTCAGAAGACTCTGGTGTGATTCCCGTACCCAAAATGGCACTAACAAATTTTGACTATCACTTGCTTAATCCAGCGATAAATGCAAGTAATTTCGCTGTAACGGATATCAAATGGAACAAGCTTATTCAGCAAGATTTAATTGGTAATCGAGTCAATTATAACGAGCTTTATATTGTTATAGGATTAGAACCATCAAGTGATCAATTAGGAGTGGATGAGCCTCATATTATTGGTGTCCTGACAGATCCAGAAATTGATTTGCCAAACTCATATCCATATTGA
- a CDS encoding FMN-binding glutamate synthase family protein, translating into MNIANIMTIIGFVAVVVVLLVLIIVGLYVFFVDRSQKQHPVLRNYPVVGRVRYFFEKIGPELRQYFFNNDNEGKPFSRRDYQHIVKKAKYKRDVLGFGSQRDFDAAGFYVRNSMFPKLTEELKMDHDTKVTTDRYLLLKDPLFTERKEELEKHESLAYLLQDDDAVVIGENTRYPFVAKGQIGMSAMSYGSLGDKAITALSEGLGIAKGTWMNTGEGGLSDYHLKGGVDIIMQIGPGLFGVREKDGTFDWDELLEKSKIPQVKAFELKLAQGAKTRGGHIDGEKVTEEIARIRKVEPFKSIDSPNRFTEYSDIPSLFGFIEKIREHTGMPVGMKVVIGSPGEAEELAKQIKDLGKSPDFITVDGGEGGTGASYQELTDSVGLPIRSALPLVHEALLKYGVRDQVKLIASGKLFSPDRVAIALSMGADLCNIARGFMITVGCIQTLKCASNICPVGVATTDPELQKALVIDEKKWRTANYVITMRKGLFRIAAAAGLDSPVKFDREHVVYKDEKGNVQAW; encoded by the coding sequence ATGAATATTGCAAACATAATGACAATTATTGGATTTGTTGCGGTCGTTGTTGTATTGCTTGTGTTAATAATTGTCGGTTTATATGTGTTTTTTGTAGACCGGTCACAAAAGCAGCATCCAGTTCTCCGTAATTATCCAGTAGTTGGGAGAGTTAGATACTTTTTTGAAAAAATAGGCCCGGAATTACGTCAGTATTTTTTTAATAATGATAATGAAGGCAAACCATTCTCACGTCGGGATTATCAACATATTGTGAAAAAAGCAAAGTATAAACGGGATGTTCTTGGGTTTGGATCACAACGAGACTTTGATGCAGCAGGTTTTTATGTGCGAAATTCGATGTTTCCTAAGTTAACAGAAGAATTAAAGATGGATCACGATACAAAAGTGACGACAGATCGCTATCTATTATTAAAAGATCCGTTGTTCACAGAGAGAAAAGAAGAATTGGAGAAACATGAATCACTTGCTTACTTGCTTCAGGATGATGACGCGGTTGTCATTGGGGAAAATACTCGGTATCCTTTTGTAGCAAAGGGGCAGATTGGTATGTCGGCCATGAGTTATGGCTCGCTTGGTGACAAAGCAATTACTGCTCTTTCTGAAGGATTAGGGATTGCGAAGGGGACATGGATGAACACCGGTGAAGGGGGACTTTCCGATTACCACTTAAAGGGTGGCGTCGATATCATCATGCAAATTGGCCCAGGTTTGTTTGGTGTAAGGGAAAAAGACGGTACATTTGATTGGGATGAGCTGTTGGAGAAAAGCAAAATCCCACAAGTAAAGGCATTTGAATTAAAATTAGCGCAAGGGGCCAAAACTCGTGGCGGACATATTGACGGAGAGAAAGTTACCGAGGAAATAGCACGAATTCGTAAGGTGGAGCCTTTTAAATCGATTGATAGTCCAAATCGGTTTACGGAGTATAGTGATATACCCTCGTTGTTTGGCTTTATTGAAAAAATTCGTGAACATACTGGTATGCCGGTTGGAATGAAGGTTGTAATTGGCAGTCCTGGTGAAGCAGAAGAACTTGCGAAACAGATAAAGGATCTAGGAAAAAGCCCGGATTTTATTACGGTAGACGGTGGTGAAGGTGGAACCGGTGCTTCTTATCAGGAACTCACGGATAGTGTTGGGTTGCCAATTCGATCCGCCCTTCCACTAGTCCACGAAGCATTACTGAAATATGGTGTTCGTGATCAAGTGAAATTGATTGCGTCTGGTAAACTGTTTTCCCCTGATCGTGTCGCAATAGCCCTTTCAATGGGTGCTGATCTTTGTAATATTGCACGTGGATTTATGATCACGGTTGGTTGTATTCAAACATTAAAATGCGCATCTAATATATGTCCAGTGGGTGTAGCAACGACAGATCCTGAATTACAAAAGGCGCTTGTCATTGATGAAAAAAAATGGCGAACAGCAAATTACGTCATTACGATGCGAAAAGGATTATTTCGAATTGCCGCAGCAGCAGGTCTTGATTCACCAGTGAAATTTGATCGAGAACATGTGGTATATAAAGATGAAAAAGGAAATGTGCAGGCATGGTAA
- a CDS encoding CvfB family protein gives MKAGFTTMNILPIGTIQTMTVLRKIDTGYVLQKNAEEALLHHNETETELEPDQNVDVFLYQDKKGQTVATTKLPSVQMDIYDWVEVVEVIPNLGAFVTIGIAKEILVSKDDLPLFESAWPEVGDMLYITLGKDRKGRLLAIPATEGVFMREWELAPENVLNAPISGRVYHTSKEGTAIITEEGYRGFIHHTERKEEPRLGEWVKGRVIEVKADGTLNISLRPLKQHGMAEDAEVILAHLTESNGVIPFSDKSDPEDIRGTFHISKAAFKRALGKLMKDGKIEQRDGSTYLK, from the coding sequence ATGAAAGCAGGTTTTACGACAATGAACATATTACCAATTGGCACGATCCAAACGATGACAGTACTACGAAAAATTGACACTGGCTATGTCCTACAAAAGAATGCAGAAGAGGCGTTGTTACATCATAACGAAACGGAAACAGAACTTGAGCCAGATCAAAATGTTGATGTATTTTTGTACCAGGATAAAAAAGGACAAACTGTTGCCACGACCAAGTTACCGTCCGTTCAAATGGATATTTACGACTGGGTTGAAGTTGTCGAAGTAATCCCTAACTTGGGTGCATTCGTAACGATTGGCATCGCCAAAGAAATACTAGTCTCTAAAGATGATTTACCATTATTCGAAAGCGCTTGGCCTGAAGTAGGAGATATGCTTTATATTACGTTAGGCAAAGACCGTAAAGGGCGATTACTCGCAATCCCAGCAACAGAAGGTGTTTTTATGCGAGAATGGGAGCTTGCCCCGGAAAATGTCTTAAACGCACCTATTAGCGGACGTGTGTATCACACCAGTAAAGAAGGTACAGCAATTATAACTGAAGAAGGTTACCGCGGATTCATTCACCACACAGAACGAAAAGAAGAACCACGTCTTGGAGAATGGGTTAAGGGACGTGTAATTGAGGTGAAAGCAGATGGTACATTAAACATCTCACTCAGACCATTGAAACAACACGGTATGGCCGAAGATGCCGAGGTAATTTTAGCACATTTAACAGAAAGCAATGGTGTAATCCCATTCAGTGACAAAAGTGATCCTGAAGACATACGAGGGACCTTTCATATAAGCAAGGCTGCATTTAAACGGGCATTAGGTAAACTGATGAAAGATGGAAAAATCGAGCAGCGTGATGGCTCTACCTATCTCAAATAA
- a CDS encoding dicarboxylate/amino acid:cation symporter, translated as MKKYFIWQIVGAFILAIIVGLIFGEKTVYVQPLGDLFLRLIKFIIVPLILSTIIVGVTSAGDIKKLGRLGGKTISFYLTTSFIAISIGLLAGYIFSPGTGMDLQVAEESVSPNETEGVVQTILNIIPLNPIEALATGNVLQIIFFAIFVGIGIKLVGETAAPVQRFFDGFAEVMYKITGVIMTLVPIGIFGLLAPVIGEYGASVLLPLIKLILALIVACIVHVAVVYSVAVKSLGKMNPIEFLKGIFPAAAVAFSTCSSSGTLPVTMKNTQENLGVSKETSSFILPLGATINMDGTAIYQGIAVVFVAQYFGIELTFAQILTVALIGTLASIGTAGVPGAGLIMLTMALAAVNLPLEGIALVAGIDRILDMFRTSVNIIGDASASVVVEASERKRHSETLVTEV; from the coding sequence ATGAAAAAGTACTTCATATGGCAAATTGTCGGTGCATTTATTTTAGCGATTATTGTTGGTCTTATTTTTGGCGAAAAAACGGTGTACGTGCAACCGCTTGGGGATTTATTTTTACGACTCATTAAATTTATTATAGTTCCATTAATTCTATCAACCATTATCGTCGGGGTAACAAGTGCTGGTGACATTAAGAAGTTGGGCCGTTTAGGTGGTAAAACAATATCCTTCTACCTAACTACAAGTTTCATTGCCATATCAATCGGACTACTTGCTGGCTATATCTTTTCACCTGGAACGGGCATGGATCTGCAGGTGGCAGAGGAATCCGTTTCGCCGAATGAAACAGAAGGTGTCGTGCAAACGATCCTAAATATTATTCCACTAAACCCGATCGAAGCATTAGCTACCGGTAATGTTCTTCAAATCATCTTTTTCGCTATTTTTGTTGGTATCGGTATTAAATTGGTCGGTGAAACAGCCGCTCCTGTCCAACGCTTCTTTGATGGATTTGCCGAAGTCATGTATAAAATTACCGGCGTCATCATGACACTGGTACCAATTGGAATCTTTGGTTTGCTTGCACCTGTTATCGGTGAATACGGTGCTTCTGTTCTACTACCTTTAATCAAACTAATACTCGCACTTATCGTCGCTTGTATCGTTCATGTAGCAGTCGTGTATTCGGTTGCGGTTAAATCACTTGGAAAAATGAATCCAATCGAATTTTTAAAAGGAATTTTTCCAGCTGCAGCAGTTGCATTTAGCACGTGTAGCAGCTCTGGGACATTACCTGTAACGATGAAAAACACGCAAGAAAATCTAGGTGTATCCAAGGAAACAAGCAGTTTTATCTTGCCGTTAGGTGCAACAATAAATATGGATGGAACGGCAATTTATCAAGGGATTGCGGTTGTATTCGTTGCCCAGTATTTTGGTATTGAACTTACTTTTGCTCAAATCCTGACCGTAGCATTAATTGGAACACTTGCATCCATTGGTACTGCGGGTGTTCCTGGGGCAGGATTAATTATGTTGACCATGGCACTGGCCGCAGTTAACTTGCCACTGGAGGGAATTGCACTCGTTGCAGGCATCGATCGAATTTTAGACATGTTTCGAACATCGGTCAATATTATTGGGGATGCATCGGCAAGTGTTGTCGTTGAAGCATCAGAAAGAAAACGACATTCGGAAACCTTAGTGACGGAAGTTTAA